Proteins encoded in a region of the Drosophila gunungcola strain Sukarami chromosome 3L unlocalized genomic scaffold, Dgunungcola_SK_2 000005F, whole genome shotgun sequence genome:
- the LOC128259374 gene encoding ras-related protein Rap1, producing the protein MREYKIVVLGSGGVGKSALTVQFVQCIFVEKYDPTIEDSYRKQVEVDGQQCMLEILDTAGTEQFTAMRDLYMKNGQGFVLVYSITAQSTFNDLQDLREQILRVKDTDDVPMVLVGNKCDLEEERVVGKELGKSLATQFNCAFMETSAKAKVNVNDIFYDLVRQINKKSPEKKQKKPKKSLCVLL; encoded by the coding sequence ATGCGTGAGTACAAAATCGTGGTCCTCGGAAGCGGCGGCGTGGGAAAATCGGCGCTGACGGTCCAATTTGTCCAGTGCATCTTCGTGGAGAAGTACGATCCGACCATCGAGGACAGCTACCGGAAGCAGGTGGAGGTGGACGGGCAGCAGTGCATGTTGGAGATCCTGGACACGGCGGGTACGGAGCAGTTCACGGCCATGCGGGATCTGTATATGAAGAACGGCCAGGGTTTCGTTCTGGTCTACTCCATCACGGCGCAATCGACATTCAACGATCTGCAGGACCTGCGGGAGCAGATATTGCGGGTCAAGGACACGGACGATGTGCCCATGGTCCTGGTGGGCAACAAGTGCGACCTCGAGGAGGAGCGCGTCGTCGGCAAGGAGCTGGGCAAGAGCCTGGCCACCCAGTTCAACTGCGCCTTCATGGAGACCTcagccaaagccaaagtgAATGTGAACGATATTTTCTACGACCTGGTCCGGCAGATCAACAAGAAGTCGCCCGAGAAGAAACAAAAGAAGCCGAAAAAGTCCCTATGTGTTCTGCTATAA
- the LOC128259364 gene encoding protein HBS1 — protein sequence MSRHRIVRTMDYNDEYDGYDDIYGHSVEDEHCISPTDAQQWLYDRARGQQSISAFISKNKDIQEEEDDDEDAAFEKARRDSESFQMPQLDEIEQAKLSSCVDEVRSVVGDAVSERRIVETSMKFDYDMQKILDEILNEETKKSEEKPAAASRIKVPAPVPVLPKSSSKMAPTPPPKINLKEPRRGFEIASPKVPSSPVVSGRNTPVDIAGGDDINRSSATLFKVSKEQSLRNARQLYEKERADQKSHIHMIVIGHVDAGKSTLMGHLLYDTGNVSQRVMHKHEQESKKLGKQSFMYAWVLDETGEERARGITMDVGQSRIETKTKIVTLLDAPGHKDFIPNMISGATQADVALLVVDATRGEFESGFELGGQTREHAILVRSLGVNQLGVVINKLDTVGWSQERFTEIVTKLKSFLKQAGFKDSDVSFTPCSGLTGENLCKSAQESALTSWYSGPHLLDVIENFKIPERAIDRPLRMSVSDIYKGTGSGFCISGRVETGVLCLNDKVLVGASREQAQVKSLTMNEFPQTSVFAGDQVSVTLPALDINNVTVGCIICDPQTPIPVTTRFQARIIVFNVKVPITMGFPVLLHHQSLIEPAVVCKLTASIHKSTGEVVKKKPRCLGNNSCALVELETSRPICIERYADFKELGRVMLRVAGVTIAAGMVTKIR from the coding sequence ATGTCGCGCCACAGGATAGTACGGACCATGGACTACAACGACGAGTACGATGGCTACGACGACATCTATGGTCATTCGGTGGAGGACGAGCACTGCATTTCGCCCACAGATGCGCAGCAGTGGCTTTACGATCGTGCCCGTGGCCAGCAGAGCATCTCGGCTTTCATTAGCAAGAACAAGGACAtccaggaggaggaggacgatgATGAGGATGCCGCCTTTGAGAAGGCACGCCGCGACTCCGAAAGTTTCCAGATGCCGCAGCTGGACGAGATCGAGCAGGCCAAGCTGAGCTCCTGCGTCGATGAGGTGCGCAGCGTGGTGGGTGATGCCGTTTCCGAGCGCCGCATTGTAGAGACCTCCATGAAGTTCGACTACGACATGCAGAAGATCCTGGACGAGATCCTGAACGAGGAAACCAAGAAGTCGGAAGAGAAGCCCGCCGCTGCAAGTCGCATAAAGGTGCCTGCTCCTGTCCCCGTGCTGCCCAAATCCTCCAGCAAAATGGCTCCAACGCCACCGCCCAAAATCAATCTTAAGGAGCCACGTCGTGGCTTCGAGATAGCCTCGCCCAAGGTGCCCTCATCGCCCGTTGTCTCGGGCAGGAACACACCGGTGGACATAGCCGGCGGCGACGATATAAACCGCAGCTCAGCCACCCTTTTTAAGGTCTCCAAGGAGCAGTCGCTTCGCAATGCCCGCCAGCTGTACGAAAAGGAGCGCGCGGACCAGAAGAGCCACATCCACATGATCGTCATTGGCCATGTGGACGCTGGGAAGAGCACACTAATGGGTCACCTGCTCTATGACACCGGCAACGTCTCGCAGCGAGTGATGCACAAGCATGAGCAGGAATCCAAGAAGCTGGGCAAGCAGAGCTTTATGTACGCTTGGGTTCTAGACGAAACGGGTGAGGAGCGAGCTCGCGGCATCACCATGGATGTGGGCCAGTCGCGCATCGAAACAAAGACAAAGATCGTTACACTGCTAGATGCTCCAGGGCACAAGGATTTTATACCCAACATGATCTCTGGTGCCACGCAGGCGGATGTGGCTCTCCTGGTGGTGGATGCCACGCGAGGCGAGTTCGAATCCGGTTTTGAGCTGGGCGGACAGACCAGGGAGCATGCCATCCTAGTGCGATCCCTGGGGGTTAACCAACTGGGCGTGGTCATCAACAAACTGGACACTGTTGGCTGGTCGCAGGAGCGCTTCACTGAGATTGTGACCAAGCTGAAGTCGTTTCTTAAGCAGGCTGGCTTTAAGGATTCCGATGTGAGTTTCACGCCCTGCTCGGGACTGACAGGCGAGAATCTCTGCAAGAGTGCCCAGGAATCTGCCCTAACCAGCTGGTACAGTGGTCCCCATCTACTGGATGTCATCGAGAACTTTAAGATACCCGAAAGAGCTATTGACAGACCATTGCGTATGTCCGTATCGGATATTTACAAGGGCACTGGATCGGGATTCTGCATTTCGGGACGCGTGGAAACCGGAGTACTGTGCCTAAACGACAAGGTTCTGGTGGGTGCCAGCAGAGAGCAGGCGCAGGTCAAGTCGCTGACCATGAACGAATTCCCGCAGACGAGTGTTTTCGCTGGGGATCAGGTATCTGTGACCCTGCCCGCTTTGGACATCAACAACGTGACCGTGGGCTGCATTATCTGCGATCCTCAGACCCCCATTCCGGTGACTACGCGTTTCCAGGCACGCATCATTGTGTTCAACGTCAAGGTGCCCATTACCATGGGATTCCCGGTGCTGCTGCACCACCAATCACTGATAGAGCCCGCCGTGGTCTGCAAACTGACCGCCTCCATCCACAAGAGCACCGGCGAGGTGGTCAAAAAGAAGCCCCGCTGCTTGGGCAACAACTCGTGTGCTCTGGTCGAACTGGAGACCAGCAGACCCATCTGCATCGAGCGATATGCGGACTTCAAGGAGCTGGGACGCGTGATGCTGCGGGTGGCAGGCGTCACCATTGCCGCCGGAATGGTCACCAAGATCCGCTGA
- the LOC128259375 gene encoding transmembrane protein 134, with protein MYNNGARGFSIHDAFEEETDEAIRVYGSTVISTPMRGGKQGRSTEDVSIRIQDPKGYNKYAEDTTSRDSDSLIQEYGNLPTEETNTYCWRHPKVRENWRTVLAAFTLLVVGTGLFVMGTFAIADPQNTSQGVVFFVAGLICFIPGAYHVVYIWLAAKGYRGFDFYHLPLFT; from the exons ATGTACAACAACGGGGCCAGGGGCTTCTCCATTCACGACGCCTTCGAGGAGGAGACGGACGAGGCGATACGCGTCTATGGATCCACAGTGATATCCACGCCCATGCGGGGTGGCAAGCAAGGTCGCTCCACCGAAGACGTTTCCATAAGGATTCAGGATCCCAA GGGCTACAACAAGTATGCCGAGGACACAACCTCCCGGGACAGCGACTCGCTCATCCAGGAGTACGGCAACCTGCCCACGGAGGAGACCAACACATACTGCTGGCGGCACCCGAAAGTGCGCGAAAACTGGCGCACTGTGCTGGCCGCCTTTACGCTTCTGGTCGTGGGCACGGGCCTCTTCGTGATGGGCACCTTCGCCATCGCCGATCCGCAGAACACGTCGCAGGGAGTCGTGTTCTTTGTGGCCGGACTCATCTGCTTCATACCCGGGGCCTACCACGTCGTGTACATCTGGCTGGCAGCCAAGGGATATCGAGGGTTCGACTTCTATCACCTGCCGCTGTTCACATAA
- the LOC128259365 gene encoding coiled-coil domain-containing protein 181, with the protein MCPQLAEMGEREPESDEDCEVYFLKPVNEYNIVDRIKEANKELFAPDADEGSNGGKVTKVKFALNLEDYEPTEQQKDQSPSPPDELLQQLTQLKLKPIVEEESAAAEVTQVLEEPPQEEEPEVEEEICEEILDLSEVPQQQPALQESMPIDEDEDDDFSGVDEADLDDDDSPAKVASPQLRQSTFDQDDSDQKSLTNLLTESDCEEEERTLNEARQKLRDAYKNLYKTLDSKQQATIDRLTGAESEVPLPPPPSMPIAPVEADEEDDLSIIVASYIPDDFELNEQSIYYKKEEPEEVKQSCPKSTSKAFFTSRSFSFRRRNKPTPPPSSSGATALTTSPPSIRMNYKICCEHRHSIQGKLPRYMGYMSEYGLTAQQLQRRDQQLRRKQRFSMEQTLQSNEQELKKMQDNERAFTTWLKNKMRYPINKTRNMFDAHKRRGSVAAAGSPRQHAHPHSHLHQQHREPEQEQRGGRRRRRRDSGGEEEVHAYRHLLGSWNK; encoded by the exons ATGTGCCCGCAGCTGGCAGAGATGGGCGAACGTGAGCCGGAGTCGGACGAGGATTGCGAGGTCTATT TCCTGAAGCCGGTCAACGAGTACAACATTGTGGACAGGATCAAGGAGGCCAACAAGGAGCTTTTTGCGCCGGACGCGGATGAGGGTTCCAATGGTGGCAAGGTGACCAAGGTGAAGTTCGCCCTGAATCTGGAGGACTATGAGCCCACGGAGCAGCAGAAGGATCAGAGTCCCAGTCCGCCGGATGAGCTGTTGCAGCAGTTGACGCAACTGAAGCTTAAGCCCATTGTGGAAGAGGAGTCAGCAGCTGCAGAGGTGACCCAGGTGCTGGAGGAACCTCCTCAAGAGGAGGAGCCAGAAGTGGAGGAGGAGATCTGCGAGGAAATTCTGGACTTGAGTGAGGTTCCCCAACAGCAGCCAGCTTTACAAGAAAGCATGCCCATTGATGAAGATGAAGACGACGATTTTTCTGGTGTGGATGAGGCAGATCTAGATGATGACGACTCTCCAGCGAAGGTTGCCTCCCCTCAACTGAGACAGAGCACCTTCGACCAGGACGACTCCGATCAGAAGAGTCTCACCAACTTGCTGACCGAATCCGAttgcgaggaggaggagcgcaCTTTGAATGAGGCACGCCAGAAGTTGAGAGATGCCTACAAGAATCTGTACAAGACTTTGGATTCCAAGCAGCAGGCCACCATTGATAGGTTGACGGGAGCAGAAAGTGAGGTTCCCTTACCGCCGCCGCCGTCTATGCCTATTGCTCCAGTTGAAGCCGATGAAGAGGATGACTTGTCCATCATTGTGGCCAGCTATATTCCCGATGACTTTGAGCTCAACGAGCAGAGCATTTACTACAAGAAGGAGGAACCCGAGGAGGTGAAGCAATCCTGTCCCAAGTCCACTTCCAAGGCCTTCTTCACTTCGCGCAGCTTCAGTTTCCGGCGTCGCAACAAGCCCACACCTCCGCCATCATCATCCGGTGCCACCGCTTTAACGACATCGCCTCCCTCCATCCGGATGAACTACAAGATCTGCTGCGAGCATCGTCACTCGATCCAGGGCAAGCTGCCCAGGTATATGGGCTACATGTCCGAGTACGGCCTGACTGCCCAGCAGCTGCAGCGCCGGGATCAGCAGCTACGGCGCAAGCAGCGCTTCTCCATGGAGCAGACCTTGCAGAGCAACGAGCAGGAGCTGAAGAAGATGCAGGACAACGAGCGGGCCTTCACCACCTGGCTGAAGAACAAGATGCGCTATCCGATCAACAAGACGCGAAACATGTTCGATGCCCACAAGAGGCGGGGCAGTGTGGCCGCCGCCGGAAGTCCACGTCAGCATGCTCATCCGCATTCGCATCTTCATCAGCAGCATCGGGAAccggagcaggagcagcgTGGAGGCAGGCGAAGGCGTCGTCGTGACAGTGGCGGGGAGGAGGAGGTGCACGCCTATCGACACCTTCTCGGCAGCTGGAACAAGTAG